A region of Moorena producens PAL-8-15-08-1 DNA encodes the following proteins:
- a CDS encoding histone deacetylase, producing MNLPIVYHQDYVAPLPDGHRFPMPKFGKLYQLLLQEGIATPKQFHTPERPPLDWLHLVHTRDYVQAYCQGTLDPKAVRRIGLPWSPALVKRTCTAVGGTILTAKLALSQGLAFNTAGGTHHAFPNYGSGFCIFNDLAIASRVLQQLGLVQKILIVDLDVHQGDGTAFIFQNDHSVFTFSMHCEVNFPSKKQKSDLDVPLPEGMDDDAYLQTLAKYLPDLLSGFKPNLVLYDAGVDPHVEDRLGKLALTDTGLYRRDMQVLSTCVAAGIPVACVIGGGYGNDFDALIYRHSLLYRAALQVYRQCQL from the coding sequence ATGAACTTGCCAATCGTCTATCACCAGGACTATGTCGCACCTCTGCCAGACGGGCATCGCTTTCCTATGCCTAAATTTGGGAAACTCTACCAACTACTGCTACAAGAAGGCATTGCCACTCCTAAACAATTCCACACTCCAGAGCGTCCCCCACTCGATTGGCTCCACCTGGTTCACACCCGTGACTATGTTCAAGCTTACTGTCAAGGTACCCTAGACCCCAAAGCTGTGCGACGCATTGGCTTACCCTGGAGTCCAGCGTTAGTAAAGCGAACTTGTACTGCCGTAGGGGGCACGATTCTCACCGCTAAACTCGCCCTAAGCCAAGGGTTAGCGTTCAATACTGCTGGTGGTACCCATCATGCTTTTCCCAATTATGGCTCAGGGTTTTGTATCTTTAATGATTTAGCGATCGCATCTCGTGTCCTGCAACAACTGGGACTAGTGCAGAAAATTCTAATTGTTGACCTAGATGTCCACCAAGGAGACGGTACCGCCTTTATCTTCCAAAACGACCACAGTGTCTTCACCTTTTCCATGCACTGTGAAGTGAATTTCCCTAGCAAGAAACAAAAAAGTGACTTAGACGTTCCCCTACCAGAGGGAATGGATGATGATGCCTATCTACAAACCCTAGCCAAGTATCTTCCGGACTTACTCTCAGGATTTAAACCCAATTTAGTCCTCTACGATGCTGGAGTTGACCCCCATGTAGAAGACCGCTTGGGCAAATTAGCCTTGACCGACACTGGACTCTACCGTCGGGATATGCAAGTGTTGAGTACCTGTGTAGCAGCAGGCATCCCAGTTGCTTGTGTTATTGGTGGTGGCTACGGTAATGATTTCGATGCCCTAATCTATCGCCACTCTTTACTCTACCGTGCTGCTCTTCAGGTCTATCGCCAGTGTCAGCTTTAA
- a CDS encoding LamG-like jellyroll fold domain-containing protein — protein sequence MFTPDPTDLVAEYLFETPTDTGVIRNTANPGNLDGMIQHDPDAHPLAPSADVPPGFVGSASLNYNVLRRLSDSGESPQMSFAQYVEVANFPDLANLTVETWVKVDYIKANPAFTDPPQGTYPDGEVGFGACPQPICKAFSWYLFLSTLQTDRNLILTIIPNNVTQGLPKEADETSGSGGVVSEDIVHGGQWTHMAATFGEVAPGRFIMQTYINGIQSHIEEVRDFNGNIRRIPNQTDNPIAPSPGRPLRLGQFRDIQGNLDYQYSGLLAGVRIYSRALTQEQIQADYRHDICSGTGPLGKEIFRLGLLSLWLLKST from the coding sequence ATGTTTACCCCCGATCCCACAGATTTGGTAGCTGAGTATTTATTTGAAACTCCAACTGACACGGGAGTGATCAGGAACACAGCTAATCCTGGAAACCTTGACGGTATGATCCAGCACGATCCGGATGCCCATCCGTTGGCTCCCTCAGCGGATGTCCCGCCAGGGTTTGTGGGTTCAGCATCCCTGAACTATAACGTTCTCAGACGCTTATCTGATAGCGGCGAATCCCCGCAAATGTCCTTTGCACAATACGTTGAGGTTGCCAATTTCCCAGATCTGGCTAACCTGACCGTGGAAACTTGGGTTAAGGTTGATTACATCAAAGCAAACCCAGCGTTTACCGATCCTCCCCAGGGTACTTACCCTGATGGAGAAGTTGGTTTTGGAGCCTGCCCACAGCCCATATGCAAAGCATTTTCCTGGTATCTTTTCCTGAGTACTCTACAAACGGATCGCAACCTGATTCTGACTATCATCCCCAACAATGTCACCCAAGGATTACCTAAGGAAGCAGACGAAACCAGCGGCAGTGGTGGTGTAGTCAGTGAGGATATCGTCCATGGTGGTCAATGGACCCATATGGCTGCAACCTTTGGTGAAGTGGCTCCCGGTAGGTTTATCATGCAGACCTACATTAATGGCATCCAAAGCCACATCGAAGAAGTTCGAGACTTTAACGGCAACATCCGTCGCATTCCCAATCAGACCGACAACCCGATAGCGCCTTCCCCTGGTAGACCCCTACGGCTGGGTCAATTCCGTGATATTCAAGGCAACCTTGACTATCAGTACTCCGGACTTTTGGCTGGTGTGCGAATTTACAGTCGGGCTTTGACTCAGGAACAGATTCAAGCTGATTACAGGCATGACATCTGTTCAGGTACAGGACCATTAGGGAAAGAAATCTTCAGACTGGGCTTACTTAGTCTATGGCTGTTGAAGTCTACTTGA
- a CDS encoding peptide chain release factor 1, with the protein MNDPWNTFKQQPWLPLSKVAALTTVLVVALENLLIWILTQSETFRPVSRLLFSRPLAIIWFMAAAIGVGVLGVYICERWQSQVFLKTSSLWALVLCLIVGLLLKSQLPIPFGLVGFSMNAVIGVILGVFWKGRPYWRYWH; encoded by the coding sequence ATGAATGACCCTTGGAATACTTTTAAGCAACAGCCTTGGCTACCTCTGTCGAAAGTAGCTGCTTTGACCACTGTGCTGGTAGTTGCTCTAGAGAACCTGTTGATATGGATCTTGACTCAATCAGAAACTTTCCGCCCCGTCTCGCGGCTACTATTTTCTAGACCCCTAGCAATCATCTGGTTTATGGCTGCGGCTATAGGAGTTGGGGTGTTAGGAGTCTATATTTGTGAACGTTGGCAGTCTCAGGTATTCCTGAAGACCTCTAGTCTCTGGGCTTTAGTGTTGTGCCTTATCGTCGGTTTATTGCTCAAGTCCCAACTTCCCATCCCTTTTGGGTTAGTTGGGTTTTCCATGAATGCTGTGATTGGAGTAATCCTAGGGGTCTTTTGGAAAGGTCGTCCTTACTGGCGTTATTGGCATTAA
- a CDS encoding tetratricopeptide repeat protein yields the protein MSYSRGLIKISGCEDSKASMDVVFVHGLGGDPRGTWHPQHAINDDNFWPIWLGQEQLGLNIWSFGYDAKATNWKSNSSMPLFDQASNLLEWLDSCNLGKRPLILITHSMGGLLVKKMLSSANNFDNYKGIIEQTKGIVFLATPHTGTHLANLIDNIGFLARTTVSVEELKAHDSQLRDLNEWYRENVRSLGIATKVYYETQPLKGILVVDEDSANPGIEGVKPVAIAKHHIDLCKPESQNSLVYRGVKKFIEECLKKKQITLNSPTNISINSGTPYFVGRDDQLEQLHRELQQTDRLAICAIAGMGGVGKTELALQYALSYQENYPGGRCWFPVRGLDLGIQIVSFGRTELGLTIPDDLEFKEQVRYCWRHWPEGTVLIVLDDVASFGNDYQQRIKPYLPPAESRFKVLVTSRQRPGASYRRIDLDVLSPEAALELLGKLVGKERIDKELTEAEALCEWLGYLPLGLELVGRYLDLHPTLTIAKVQKRLEKKKLAAKALLDDPTEEGEMTAQLGVAAAFELSWEDLKDCPEAQQLGCRLSLFAPAPFDWSLVEKCVIETEDEDDWEEAQEDLEELRDRSLLKLNLLQLTEQQTYQLHPLIREFFQTKLAQLPEADSYKQSFCQTMVAKAKEIPQTPTQEIIAGLSSAIPHLAEVATVLTDWLRDEDLIEPFTGLGRFYNGQGIYDQAEPWYEKCLDITKSRLGEDHPDVATSRSYLAYLYQAQGRYHEAEPLYVQALDMRKQLLGQDHPHVAESLNNLAFLYRAQGRYHEAEPLYVQALDMRKQLLGQDHPHVAESLNNLGYLYQAQGRYHEAEPLYVQALEMRKQLLGQEHPHVATSRANLAYLYQAQGRYHEAEPLIVQALEMRKQLLGQEHPHVATSRANLAYLYQAQGRYHEAEPLYVQALDMKKQLLTQDHPSVATSLNNLALLYSSQGRYHEAEPLYVQALDMRKQLLGQNHPDVAQSLNNLALLYKDQGRYHEAEPLFVQALDIYKQLLDQDHFDVAQSLNNLALLYKDQGRYHEAEPLFVQALDMFKQLLGQKHPDVANSLNNLATLYYNQGRYHEAEPLFVQAFEIVEKKLGSNHPDTVTIRNNLERLRDDLSQ from the coding sequence GTGAGCTATTCGAGGGGATTGATAAAAATCTCAGGGTGCGAGGACTCAAAAGCCAGTATGGATGTGGTGTTTGTTCACGGACTTGGAGGTGATCCCAGAGGCACGTGGCATCCCCAGCATGCAATAAATGATGATAATTTTTGGCCAATTTGGTTAGGACAAGAGCAACTAGGTCTTAACATCTGGTCTTTTGGGTATGACGCGAAAGCAACAAACTGGAAAAGCAACAGCAGTATGCCCCTTTTCGATCAAGCCAGTAATTTATTAGAGTGGTTAGATAGCTGCAATCTGGGTAAGCGTCCATTAATCTTGATTACTCACAGTATGGGTGGGCTTTTAGTGAAAAAGATGCTTAGTAGTGCTAATAATTTTGATAACTATAAAGGCATTATTGAGCAGACTAAAGGCATAGTATTTCTGGCTACTCCCCACACTGGGACTCATCTCGCTAATTTAATTGATAATATTGGTTTTCTCGCACGAACGACTGTAAGTGTGGAGGAACTAAAAGCTCATGACTCTCAGTTACGGGACTTAAATGAGTGGTATAGAGAAAACGTTCGGAGTCTAGGAATTGCCACCAAGGTCTATTATGAAACCCAGCCTCTAAAAGGGATTTTGGTTGTAGACGAAGATAGTGCCAACCCAGGCATTGAAGGAGTGAAGCCCGTTGCTATAGCAAAGCACCATATTGACCTATGCAAACCAGAGTCTCAAAACAGTTTGGTCTATCGTGGTGTTAAGAAATTTATCGAGGAATGCCTCAAAAAAAAACAGATAACGTTAAATTCACCTACTAACATTAGTATCAATAGTGGCACTCCCTACTTTGTGGGTAGAGACGATCAACTTGAGCAGCTCCATCGGGAACTTCAACAGACTGATCGATTAGCGATTTGTGCTATTGCCGGAATGGGCGGTGTGGGCAAAACCGAGTTAGCTCTACAATATGCTCTAAGTTATCAGGAAAACTACCCTGGTGGTAGGTGCTGGTTTCCAGTGCGCGGGCTAGATCTGGGGATTCAAATTGTTAGTTTTGGGCGTACGGAATTAGGATTAACCATTCCAGATGACCTAGAGTTCAAGGAGCAGGTAAGATACTGCTGGAGACATTGGCCAGAAGGAACAGTATTGATCGTGCTGGATGATGTCGCTTCTTTCGGCAATGACTATCAACAGAGAATTAAACCCTATTTGCCTCCAGCTGAATCCCGGTTCAAAGTACTGGTCACCAGTCGTCAGCGTCCAGGAGCTTCTTACCGACGAATTGACTTGGATGTACTATCCCCAGAGGCAGCATTAGAATTATTAGGTAAGCTTGTTGGAAAAGAGCGCATTGACAAGGAACTAACCGAAGCAGAAGCCTTATGTGAATGGTTGGGGTATTTGCCTTTGGGTTTGGAGTTAGTCGGACGATATTTAGATCTACATCCCACGTTAACCATTGCTAAAGTTCAGAAACGTTTAGAGAAAAAGAAATTAGCAGCTAAGGCATTACTTGATGATCCCACAGAAGAAGGGGAAATGACAGCCCAGTTGGGAGTAGCAGCAGCCTTTGAGTTATCTTGGGAAGATTTGAAAGATTGTCCAGAAGCCCAGCAGTTGGGATGTCGTCTGAGTCTGTTTGCTCCTGCTCCTTTTGATTGGTCACTGGTAGAGAAGTGTGTTATCGAAACTGAAGATGAGGATGACTGGGAAGAAGCACAAGAAGACTTGGAAGAATTACGCGATCGCAGTTTACTGAAACTGAACCTGTTGCAACTGACTGAACAGCAAACCTATCAACTCCATCCACTAATTCGAGAATTTTTCCAGACCAAGCTGGCTCAATTACCAGAGGCTGATAGCTACAAGCAAAGCTTTTGTCAGACAATGGTGGCTAAGGCAAAAGAAATTCCCCAGACACCAACTCAAGAAATTATTGCAGGACTTAGCTCCGCCATCCCTCATTTAGCAGAAGTTGCCACAGTCTTAACTGACTGGCTCAGGGATGAAGATTTAATAGAGCCCTTTACTGGCTTAGGAAGATTCTATAACGGTCAAGGTATCTATGACCAGGCTGAACCGTGGTATGAGAAGTGTTTAGATATCACCAAAAGCCGCCTGGGAGAAGACCATCCCGATGTCGCCACTAGTCGATCCTACCTGGCATATCTCTACCAAGCTCAGGGGCGTTACCATGAAGCGGAACCTCTTTATGTCCAGGCTTTGGACATGAGAAAGCAGCTGCTGGGTCAAGACCATCCCCATGTCGCTGAAAGTCTCAACAACCTGGCATTTCTCTACCGAGCTCAGGGGCGTTACCATGAAGCCGAACCCCTTTATGTCCAGGCTTTGGACATGAGAAAGCAGCTGCTGGGTCAAGACCATCCCCATGTCGCTGAAAGTCTCAACAACCTGGGATATCTCTACCAAGCTCAGGGGCGTTACCATGAAGCCGAACCCCTTTATGTCCAGGCTTTGGAGATGAGAAAGCAGCTGCTGGGTCAAGAACATCCCCATGTAGCCACTAGTCGAGCCAACCTGGCATATCTCTACCAAGCTCAGGGGCGTTACCATGAAGCCGAACCCCTCATTGTCCAGGCTTTGGAGATGAGAAAGCAGCTGCTGGGTCAAGAACATCCCCATGTAGCCACTAGTCGAGCCAACCTGGCATATCTCTACCAAGCTCAGGGGCGTTACCATGAAGCCGAACCCCTTTATGTCCAGGCTTTGGACATGAAAAAGCAGCTGCTGACTCAAGACCATCCCTCGGTAGCCACTAGTCTCAACAACCTGGCATTACTCTACTCTTCTCAGGGGCGTTACCATGAAGCCGAACCCCTGTATGTCCAGGCTTTGGACATGAGAAAGCAGCTGCTGGGTCAAAACCATCCCGATGTCGCCCAAAGTCTCAACAACCTGGCATTACTCTACAAAGATCAGGGGCGTTACCATGAAGCGGAACCCCTGTTTGTCCAGGCTTTGGACATTTATAAGCAGCTGCTGGATCAAGACCATTTTGATGTAGCCCAAAGTCTCAACAACCTGGCATTACTCTACAAAGATCAGGGGCGTTACCATGAAGCCGAACCCCTCTTTGTCCAGGCTTTGGACATGTTTAAGCAGCTACTGGGTCAGAAGCATCCCGATGTGGCCAACAGTCTCAACAACCTGGCAACACTCTACTATAATCAGGGGCGCTACCATGAAGCCGAACCCCTCTTTGTCCAGGCATTCGAGATTGTAGAAAAGAAGTTAGGGTCAAATCATCCTGATACTGTCACCATCCGTAATAATCTGGAAAGATTGCGCGATGATTTGTCACAGTAA